One window of Brevibacillus choshinensis genomic DNA carries:
- a CDS encoding glutathione peroxidase gives MSVYDISVKTISGEEQTLAAYKGHVLLIVNTASKCGLTPQYKGLQELYERYQDQGLVVLGFPCNQFAGQEPGSEEEIAQFCDLNYGVTFPLFAKVDVNGPTAHPLYQYLKSQAPEGNGEEIEWNFAKFLVNKQGQVAKRIGARVQPEELTTDIESLLKA, from the coding sequence ATGAGTGTCTACGACATTTCTGTAAAAACGATTTCGGGTGAAGAACAAACTCTTGCCGCTTACAAAGGTCACGTACTCTTGATCGTCAATACTGCCAGCAAATGCGGGCTGACACCTCAGTATAAAGGCTTGCAGGAACTGTATGAGCGTTACCAGGATCAAGGGTTGGTTGTATTAGGATTTCCGTGCAACCAGTTTGCGGGTCAAGAACCTGGGAGTGAAGAAGAAATTGCTCAATTCTGCGATCTGAATTATGGCGTTACCTTCCCGCTCTTTGCAAAGGTGGATGTTAACGGTCCTACTGCGCACCCCTTGTATCAATATTTGAAATCTCAAGCCCCAGAAGGTAACGGCGAAGAAATCGAATGGAACTTTGCCAAGTTTCTGGTCAACAAACAAGGACAAGTCGCCAAGCGAATTGGGGCACGTGTCCAACCCGAAGAATTGACCACCGACATCGAATCTCT
- a CDS encoding YlaH-like family protein, with protein MDWIQLASTYVPANPDQLSAFDSFRMWADHNRAWILFVQLVLVYYLGFATRIRMPILKTILLYILLFAGALIFAILDVQLPVKSAMLVAISILVIVKLRIKPEQTQRK; from the coding sequence ATGGATTGGATTCAATTAGCTTCAACCTATGTTCCCGCCAACCCGGACCAATTGTCTGCTTTTGACAGCTTCCGGATGTGGGCCGATCACAATCGAGCGTGGATTTTATTCGTTCAACTGGTTTTGGTCTACTATCTTGGTTTTGCTACCCGTATTCGCATGCCTATTCTCAAGACGATTTTATTGTACATACTGTTGTTTGCTGGAGCGTTGATTTTTGCCATTCTGGATGTTCAGCTACCTGTAAAGAGTGCCATGTTGGTCGCGATTTCGATTCTTGTCATCGTGAAGCTGAGAATAAAACCAGAGCAGACCCAAAGAAAGTGA